GACTGGCATCGTCGGACTGGCCAGGACGTCCGCCTCCGAAAGGGCCGAATCAAAGTCTTCTTTCACCCAGGCGCGGGCGTCCTGGGCTTTCTTGTAGTACTTATCGTGATACCCCGCCGAGAGTGCGTACGTCCCCAGGAGGATCCGCCGCTTGACTTCTTCACCGAACCCGTCCTCACGGGCCGTCGCGAAGGTCTCGTTCCAGTTGCCGTCGTAGCCGCCCGAACGGCCGTATCGAACGCCGTCGAACCGTGCCAGGTTCGAGGAGGCCTCACTCATCGCAATGACGTAGTAGGCTTCGACAGCGTGCTCGACGGAGGGAAGATCGACCTCGTGGTAGCTCGCGCCTTTCGCTTCTAACTCGTCGATGGCGTCCCAGAAGGTCTCGACGACTGCCTCGTCGGCACCGTCGAGTAGCTCCGTGGGAATCCCGATCTCTACTCCCTCGACGTCGCCGTCGGCTGCGTCGGCGAAGGCGTAGTCCCGGCGGCCGTCGGGGTCTGGGCCGCCGATCTCGTCGGTCGCGTCACGGGTCGTCGCGTCGTGTGGGTCCGGTCCGGCGATGACTTCCAGTAGCTCGGCCGCGTCCTCGACGGTCGGCGCGATCGGGCCGATCTGTTCTAAGGAGTTGGCGTAGGCGATCAGGCCGTACCGAGAAACGAGTCCGTAGGTCGGCTTGATCCCGACGACGCCACAGAAGGCGGCCGGACATCGCACCGAGCCGCCAGTGTCACTGCCCAGCGCGAGATCGGCCTCACCTGCGGCGACGGCCGCAGCCGATCCACCCGAAGAGCCGCCAGGGACGTGCCCCTCGGCAGCGGGATTTTCTGTCGGACCGAAGTTCGAGGTCTCCGTGGTCGTCCCCATCCCGAACTCGTCCATGTTGGCCTTGCCGGGAATCGTCGCCCCGGCTGCCTTCAGGCGCTCGACGACCGTCGCATC
The sequence above is drawn from the Halorhabdus sp. CBA1104 genome and encodes:
- the gatA gene encoding Asp-tRNA(Asn)/Glu-tRNA(Gln) amidotransferase subunit GatA, whose amino-acid sequence is MSNNAYITEETIEGADDGPLAGRTVAVKDNISTEGVRTTAGSAMLEDYVPPYDATVVERLKAAGATIPGKANMDEFGMGTTTETSNFGPTENPAAEGHVPGGSSGGSAAAVAAGEADLALGSDTGGSVRCPAAFCGVVGIKPTYGLVSRYGLIAYANSLEQIGPIAPTVEDAAELLEVIAGPDPHDATTRDATDEIGGPDPDGRRDYAFADAADGDVEGVEIGIPTELLDGADEAVVETFWDAIDELEAKGASYHEVDLPSVEHAVEAYYVIAMSEASSNLARFDGVRYGRSGGYDGNWNETFATAREDGFGEEVKRRILLGTYALSAGYHDKYYKKAQDARAWVKEDFDSALSEADVLASPTMPVPPMERGESLDDPLKMYLADANTTPVNLANLPAISVPAGETDDGLPVGVQVIGPAFGERTIIRAGSALA